Part of the Lolium rigidum isolate FL_2022 chromosome 6, APGP_CSIRO_Lrig_0.1, whole genome shotgun sequence genome, ATATAAAGCCTGGCCTCCATTTCAAACAGCCTTGATTGCACTCAAGACATCAGCTTGCCCTTCTTTTTGTATGTGATAATCTGAATCATGGTAGTCATTTCAAACAACCTTCATTGTGCTCGATAAGTTGAGCTTGCTGAAAGTTCGATTCTTATCTGCAATGCATATTTTCTTTCATCTGCTGTCTCCACCTTGTGACTGAATGTTGTCTCCATACAGTGCGGAGATCGAAGTTGATGTTCCATGTTCAGTGGCCTATCAGTGTTACTCGGAAAGAGAGACTATTCCTCAATGGATGCCATTCATATCAACTGTCGAGGTGGTCGTTAAGCTCTTCTTCTAgggcatttttatttttttaacagtCCCATGCTTGGAGGCTGAATTTTTCATACCTTGACTGGATAGTAGTACGCATTTTACCAATACATTCAGAGGGATGGGCAAATATTCTCTTTTTCTGATCCATGATTATGTTAATAAAGCATAGAAATAATGCATAAAAATAGGATAACCAAGCACACATAAGCTTTCATTCGAAAAACCAAAACAAACACTCATGATTTTCTTAGTTCACCTAGTCTGTGTCCCACTTTTAGGCTCATAaacaacttcccattttctttaaCATGGTATGAGCATACAATTTATAACTAATAACTTCCCTCTTATTTTTTATCTACATTCCAGTGTAGTCGTGTAGATGTGTGTCATCCACATTCCATCGTGTAGATGAATATTCAAGTCTTTTGGATCTTTGTGCCTATTCATGGCTCACACTGGCATTTAAACAAGTACAGCAAGTTAGCAATGTCCTTTCTTACAAAACGGAAACTTTGCAGTGACATATCTCAAGTAGAGCACTTTTTAGTCACGTATATGTGCGTTCCCATAGATGTGTAGAAGCTGCTCTGGCCATATTATGTGGCCTCCGTAgattttttctgttttgtttcccTCTTCCTATGTATCCATCATCACCCACTAACATTCACTATATCTAGAACCTAGTGATGTTAACTATATGTGAATAACTGATATGGCTCTTCTGTGCTGTTTTCTTTTCATTAGCTTGGTTTTCTATAAACTGGGCTTTGTTTTTCCGTTTCAGCACACATGACTATGCATATAACAATTTACAGGTCCTTGAAGATAAACCAGATCTTTCACGTTGGACCTTGAAGTATGCGATACTCGGTCAGGATGTAGAATTTTCTTGGCTTGCCCGAAACATGACAGTAAGTATGCTATGACAAAGCTGCTACCATTCTTAGAGTGAATATTCAGTAATAAAAAAATCTTCTGTACCAGCCTACTAAAAATCAAAAGATCCATTGGCGGTCTCTTGAAGGTCTTCCTAACAGGTGATTATTCAACAAATCCGAACTTACATACATAAAGAAATATCTTAATTCTGTTATTTCAATTTATAGTGCTTCAGCCACTTGGTTAGGTTAAGTACAACAACTTAGTGTTCACTCCATGGAGCAAGCTACCTTTTGATTTATTTGGATAAGCGCAACAAATTTCATTGCAGGGGTGCTGTCCGATTCTTCCCTAAGAGTCCATCATCTTGTAGAGTACAGGTGAGCATTCTGCCCTATGAATTTGACAGTTCTTGCTGTAACTGTAATGAGTTTTAGTTCTTCAAAATTTGAGCTTCAATCATCACTGTGTGCAGCTAACAGTGGCCTACGAAGTTCCTGAAATTCTGAATCCAGTAGCATCTGTAAGTCACccctatatttatttattttgcagtGGTCCCTTGTTTTAAGATTACGTTGTTGCAAACCCATGAATTGAGCAATCCAATTATGCTTCAGGCACTAAAACCATTtctagaagggttactcttcaatGGGCTGGAACGTTTCGTGGCTTATGCAAAGCAGCAGTATAGCAAGACCCTAAAGTCTTGACGAGATTTGTACTCAGCAATAAGAATTTCAGTTCCATCCACAATTGATGTAAAATTTGCATATCACTAGTTGTGTCAGGTCAAGAACCTGAAGAGAaatacaagatagcaaataaaatgTTGCAAGTTTGATTCTGACAGTCACTACGTGTCTTGTTTGATGATTAGCCTGGTACTAGCATGTGCAAGTCAAAATGCATATTATCCATGATTTTGATGAGTAGATAAAATCTCAGCAAAAGCTGGTCTTGTATTCGTCATTTTGGCCCAGAATGCTTATTGTAACCCTGATGCTGGACAGTTCCGCAGAAGCAAATGCAGTAGTGGAGGATTGACAGAGGAGTAACGACATAACCAAATGTACATCTACAGACTACAGAAAAGACCAAAAAGATTGCATGCCTCTTCAGTCTATCACACAGCCCACAATTTGACCAGAAACGCATCCAGTACTAATTTATGGACACTCACTGACTCGCACACCGATGTAGCTGCAAGATATTATTGGAAGCAGATGTAGGACCTAAGCAGACAAAATTCATTGGCATGCTCCCAGCAAGAAAAAATTCAGTGGCAGTAGAATCGTTGCACCGGCAATTGTCAATTCACAGTATTCGCTGACAAGGCAAAATGACAAGTATAGCCTTTTTGTTCCCAATACATCCAAAATTATTACGGAGTAGAAAACTTTGGAACTTGCAGGGACAGGCAATTTGGACGATTAATACAAAAACGAAAAAAATCATATGTGGATGGCCTTGGAGAAGGTTTGCAAGCAAGCCTCCTTGAGAGCTTCGCTCACAGTGGGATGTGCATGGCATGTTCGGGCAACATCTTCGCTCGATGCTCCATACTGCATGGCAAGGGCAGCTTCGTGGATGATTTCTCCAGCATTCTGCGCCATTATGTGCACACCAAGAATCTTGTCAGTTTCTTTATCAGCCACGACCTTAACCAACCCCTCAGCATCATCAATAGCCTTTGCACGGCTGTTTGCCAACAGGGGGAATTTGCCAACCCGGTAGGCAATTCCTGAGGCCTTCACCTGCTCCTCTGTCTTCCCAACAGATGCAACCTCTGGGTGTGTGTAAACAACACCAGGCACCAAATCATAGTCAACGTGGCCTTCCTTGCCAGCAAGGAACTCAACACATGCCACACCATCTTCTTCAGCTTTGTGGGCAAGCATGGGCCCAGGGATGGCATCACCAATTGCATACACTCCATTCACATTGGTCTTGAAGCGCTTATCAACAAGGATCCTGCCAGCCTTGTCTGTCTCAACCCCAAGAGCCTCCAACCCAAGGCCAGAAGTATATGGGGTTCTCCCAGCAGAGACAAGAACAATATCTGCTTCGAGGATGCTCTGCTCACCTCCAGCTGCAGGCTCAAGTGTTAGCTTTACACCATCT contains:
- the LOC124662678 gene encoding uncharacterized protein LOC124662678, with the protein product MATGASCYYHPAAGRGNPSSPSLGLRPSQSKVVFTSGGGGGSRWWMRRRRGEGMTSRGSISISRARARPALFSPVAMEWQECSAEIEVDVPCSVAYQCYSERETIPQWMPFISTVEVLEDKPDLSRWTLKYAILGQDVEFSWLARNMTPTKNQKIHWRSLEGLPNRGAVRFFPKSPSSCRVQLTVAYEVPEILNPVASALKPFLEGLLFNGLERFVAYAKQQYSKTLKS